The Fibrobacter succinogenes genome has a window encoding:
- a CDS encoding carbohydrate-binding protein, whose product MRIFKGITMFGLLAGFGVNSLADNPISSYHYLADPSCASDGDTFYILTDVDDYNNQTNWNYDIVGLYAFTSEDMKNWTDHGMIFRSRREFGNYPNNTWASGIAVKNGKVYIVYPDGASGVGMITAPAIDGPYTDPIQASHGVNRIAGGGGSVIGGCDGIAHCFDPGIFFDDDGTGYVIFGGGESGQRPYGNNFDIIKFTESNGKITMDKNSLKRVQLPNSFEAPYLHKKGNTYYLSFNNRSQIIDYGMSNNIWGPYNYVGQVIPGIGSVPDAHGEGGNNHHGFAPFKDKWYAVYHDRRLVTSNNHPAATTQQGVRSENPNYENHRSVSIDELTWNGDKMNKLTFTREGPKQIKNFDPYKTYKATTSSKQMNIRSRTDWTKGQPVKHVLLPLTSRSESWIRVTGVDFGKGAENLRIKAANVGDGNKIEIHTGSATGTLAGTCELAKTANNMTFVDNDCEMKGLTGVIDQVFFVFKNNGKDSTMGVLEWEFQGEMEDFDEPGYGAGNDSYSEKDSDDHGAESNGGKSYREGTGVDIYKKATGYVVGYNQADEWLEYTVDVAAEGDYTMFAAVASANATSGFKLSIDGDDITESIAVPKNDGEENYDDYSKVKANVTLKSGKHILRFTVTGDWMDIDYIQFATGKDAKDPDDETIALHKGFRLETTSLKSFDVFDLTGKKVATFTARNMAEAKKIWRESAQAQKQGFNLIRNRSTGMIAKVSTTR is encoded by the coding sequence ATGAGAATATTTAAAGGTATTACGATGTTTGGCTTGCTTGCGGGTTTTGGAGTAAATTCGCTTGCTGATAATCCTATTTCTAGCTATCACTATTTGGCGGACCCTTCTTGCGCCTCTGACGGTGATACCTTCTACATTTTGACCGATGTGGATGACTATAACAACCAGACAAACTGGAATTACGACATCGTCGGCCTTTACGCCTTCACGTCTGAAGACATGAAGAACTGGACCGACCATGGTATGATTTTCCGTTCCAGGCGCGAGTTCGGTAACTATCCGAACAATACTTGGGCATCGGGCATTGCTGTCAAGAATGGCAAGGTCTATATTGTTTACCCCGATGGTGCAAGCGGCGTGGGCATGATTACGGCCCCTGCAATTGACGGCCCCTATACGGACCCGATCCAGGCTTCTCATGGCGTGAACAGAATCGCCGGCGGTGGCGGTAGCGTTATCGGCGGTTGCGATGGCATCGCGCACTGCTTTGACCCGGGCATTTTCTTCGATGACGACGGCACGGGCTACGTGATTTTTGGCGGTGGTGAAAGCGGCCAGCGCCCCTACGGCAACAATTTCGACATCATCAAGTTTACCGAAAGCAACGGCAAGATTACCATGGACAAGAACTCCCTCAAGAGGGTCCAGCTGCCGAATTCTTTCGAAGCTCCTTACTTGCACAAGAAAGGGAACACTTACTATTTGAGCTTCAACAACCGTAGCCAGATTATCGATTATGGTATGTCGAATAACATTTGGGGACCGTACAACTACGTGGGTCAGGTCATTCCGGGCATCGGTTCTGTGCCGGACGCTCATGGCGAAGGTGGCAACAACCATCATGGTTTTGCTCCGTTCAAGGACAAGTGGTACGCAGTCTATCATGATCGCCGTTTGGTGACTTCCAATAACCACCCGGCCGCAACGACGCAACAGGGCGTGCGTTCCGAAAATCCGAACTACGAAAACCACAGAAGCGTGTCCATTGATGAACTCACCTGGAATGGCGACAAGATGAACAAGCTCACCTTCACCCGCGAAGGACCCAAGCAAATCAAGAACTTTGACCCGTACAAGACCTACAAGGCAACGACGAGCTCCAAACAGATGAACATCCGTAGCCGTACCGACTGGACCAAGGGCCAGCCGGTGAAGCACGTGCTCTTGCCGCTGACGAGCCGTAGCGAATCCTGGATCCGCGTCACTGGCGTGGACTTCGGTAAAGGTGCAGAGAACCTCCGCATCAAGGCCGCGAACGTAGGCGATGGTAACAAGATTGAAATCCATACGGGTAGCGCAACGGGTACGCTTGCCGGTACTTGCGAACTTGCAAAGACCGCCAATAACATGACCTTCGTGGATAACGATTGCGAAATGAAGGGCCTTACGGGCGTTATCGACCAGGTGTTCTTCGTGTTCAAGAATAATGGAAAAGATTCTACCATGGGCGTTCTCGAATGGGAATTCCAGGGCGAGATGGAAGATTTTGATGAGCCGGGCTATGGCGCTGGTAACGATTCTTACTCTGAAAAAGATTCCGATGATCACGGTGCCGAAAGCAATGGCGGCAAGAGCTACCGCGAAGGCACTGGCGTCGATATTTACAAGAAGGCAACGGGTTACGTTGTCGGTTACAACCAAGCCGATGAATGGCTGGAATACACTGTGGATGTGGCTGCAGAAGGCGACTACACGATGTTTGCTGCGGTGGCTTCTGCCAATGCGACCTCTGGTTTTAAACTCTCCATTGATGGTGATGACATTACGGAATCGATTGCCGTCCCGAAGAACGATGGCGAAGAAAACTATGACGACTACAGTAAGGTAAAGGCGAATGTGACGCTTAAATCGGGCAAGCACATCCTCCGCTTTACCGTGACCGGCGACTGGATGGACATTGACTACATTCAGTTTGCGACAGGCAAGGATGCAAAAGACCCGGACGACGAGACGATTGCACTCCATAAGGGATTCCGCTTGGAAACGACCTCTCTCAAGAGCTTCGACGTGTTCGATTTGACTGGCAAGAAGGTGGCGACCTTTACGGCCCGCAACATGGCCGAAGCAAAGAAGATTTGGCGCGAAAGTGCCCAGGCTCAGAAGCAGGGCTTTAACCTTATCCGTAATCGTAGCACCGGTATGATTGCGAAAGTCAGCACGACTCGTTAA
- a CDS encoding S8 family serine peptidase → MNTKLLLALSLVGAAYAQTNLENNHLDRLSPKAREFVEKYKAEKANKKINGNAQKRKVVLKSDVLGRKLNRGQIQDSTVYIIEDNIEPRMEVTVADLTVEDVDIEPISAQYSYNDEKKEEIFWLNGKEIDKKSFYKKVGDWDNRRKKLQKPLKQPYKAFLTPTEIENKLLSSDDVYIETEDVEVAENFIPYQDGAISTSFATYDDALIISGIGSGFTTGDKGNGVGVYIMDEGCVNASQIPNPLLLQLKACDWSNPERLNKPHPVQVTSVLQTYAPEAFVYSYDALKLQNDLGPAKPQTFNPEIYIGNISVVLYQSKVTANYEIWDSYLDNYIWTNGVTVFVSAGNFKSHLQSQPTIHSPGKALNAITVGSYNPYPYYLNGNTVPTYIYEEYSNYINSNIGNAKPEIMNIGSLFLPNGISCLGTSCASPFSAAMAANLMTNHPFFRGHPEMVKPVFMTSTWGTTFNNRDTDGGAVEGIPHYPFMVKNKSFSGWWKGNDKALFKDANGNDKSLEVDIINGVVAGEKYKLGVSWLMKGSTIKSKGKLPVNLAVLVYQNGQIIAGSLDVSNKNPFALIPFTVPQSGSIKIVIVRLGNLAPNDQIAIGYHMARQRTP, encoded by the coding sequence ATGAATACCAAACTTTTATTGGCCCTTTCACTTGTTGGGGCGGCTTATGCGCAGACAAATCTCGAAAACAACCATTTAGATCGTCTTTCACCGAAGGCGAGGGAATTTGTTGAAAAATACAAAGCGGAAAAAGCAAATAAAAAAATCAATGGCAACGCACAAAAGAGAAAAGTGGTTCTCAAAAGCGATGTGCTTGGTCGCAAATTGAACCGAGGACAAATTCAGGATTCTACTGTTTATATTATTGAAGATAATATAGAGCCTAGAATGGAAGTTACTGTCGCTGATTTGACGGTGGAAGATGTTGATATCGAACCTATCAGTGCTCAATATTCTTACAACGATGAAAAAAAAGAAGAGATTTTTTGGTTGAATGGGAAGGAAATAGACAAGAAGTCCTTCTACAAAAAAGTAGGAGATTGGGATAATCGTCGAAAGAAACTGCAAAAGCCGCTAAAACAGCCGTACAAAGCTTTTTTGACTCCTACGGAAATAGAAAACAAATTGTTGTCTTCGGATGATGTCTATATAGAAACTGAGGATGTTGAAGTAGCTGAAAATTTTATTCCCTATCAAGATGGTGCAATATCGACTTCTTTTGCTACGTATGATGACGCTCTTATAATTTCTGGAATAGGTTCTGGTTTTACGACTGGAGATAAAGGGAATGGTGTTGGCGTTTACATTATGGATGAAGGGTGTGTGAATGCTTCGCAAATTCCAAATCCTTTGCTCCTTCAGCTCAAGGCTTGCGACTGGTCTAACCCTGAACGTTTGAATAAACCTCATCCTGTCCAAGTTACATCAGTTCTTCAAACCTATGCGCCAGAAGCTTTTGTTTATAGTTATGATGCATTAAAACTACAGAATGATCTTGGTCCTGCGAAGCCTCAAACCTTTAATCCTGAAATTTACATTGGGAACATATCGGTGGTGTTGTATCAAAGTAAAGTCACTGCCAATTATGAAATTTGGGATTCATATTTAGATAATTACATTTGGACAAATGGAGTCACGGTGTTTGTCAGTGCGGGCAATTTTAAGTCACATCTTCAATCCCAGCCGACCATCCATTCTCCGGGCAAGGCTCTCAATGCCATTACCGTGGGTTCTTATAATCCTTATCCATATTATTTAAATGGCAACACGGTTCCCACGTATATTTATGAAGAATATAGCAATTACATAAATTCCAATATTGGTAACGCGAAACCGGAAATTATGAATATAGGTAGTTTGTTTTTGCCGAATGGAATTTCTTGTTTAGGAACAAGTTGCGCTTCTCCATTTTCTGCAGCAATGGCGGCGAATTTGATGACGAATCACCCATTTTTCAGAGGCCATCCTGAAATGGTTAAGCCTGTATTTATGACATCGACTTGGGGAACGACCTTTAATAATCGTGATACTGATGGGGGAGCTGTTGAAGGTATACCTCATTATCCTTTTATGGTGAAGAATAAATCTTTTTCTGGTTGGTGGAAAGGCAATGATAAAGCTCTCTTTAAGGACGCTAATGGGAACGACAAAAGCTTAGAGGTTGATATTATTAATGGTGTGGTTGCTGGAGAAAAATACAAGTTGGGCGTTTCTTGGCTGATGAAAGGGAGCACTATTAAGAGTAAGGGAAAATTACCTGTGAATTTAGCCGTTTTAGTGTATCAAAATGGACAAATTATTGCTGGTTCTTTGGATGTTTCAAATAAGAACCCGTTTGCGTTGATTCCTTTCACTGTTCCTCAATCTGGAAGCATAAAAATCGTAATTGTACGTCTTGGCAATCTTGCTCCTAACGATCAAATTGCTATTGGTTACCACATGGCTCGTCAAAGGACTCCATAA